The following coding sequences lie in one Spinacia oleracea cultivar Varoflay chromosome 1, BTI_SOV_V1, whole genome shotgun sequence genomic window:
- the LOC110777437 gene encoding nuclear transcription factor Y subunit A-4 isoform X1 — MPSKADMEDRFQADGGDKPQNMLFGQPWWRGLNNNGVSPTSASSDSSARSSSGEPVNGSSMAGPFSLHINGMQDTGASVCREIHTALAPQLVAERDSIQEQQALKQVPSSMPQNLGDQSNSQMELVGQSIALTSYPFQDPTFGGVMSYAQVQQVIPQLYGMHQSRMPLPLAMEEEPVYVNAKQYHGILRRRKSRAKAEMEKKVIKARKPYLHESRHVHALRRARGAGGRFLNTKKLDDNDADTSSKTDTNTATNLQIYSAGSARAEHLSTTTTYNGNAGSSWNHQEARGGFMISDMHKADSHSNGSTNVHGLSSTYLSFSGSNEERSNYSQGGMKVNGAVSVK; from the exons ATGCCCTCTAAAGCTGATATGGAAGATCGCTTCCAAGCAGATGGAGGGGATAAACCTCAAAACATGTTGTTTGGACAGCCATGGTGGCGTGGACTGAACAACAACGGCGTGTCTCCTACTTCGGCCTCGAGTGACTCTTCCGCTCGATCATCTAGTGGGGAGCCAGTAAATGGTTCTTCTATGGCTGGCCCTTTTTCATTGCACATCAATGGGATGCAGGACACAGGAGCTAGTGTTTGTAGAGAGATCCATACTGCATTGGCCCCTCAATTGG TAGCAGAGAGGGATAGCATCCAAGAACAGCAGGCTCTTAAACAAGTGCCATCCTCAATGCCACAAAATCTTGGCGATCAGTCGAATTCCCAAATGGAACTTGTTGGCCAGTCAATT GCTTTGACATCATACCCATTCCAGGATCCAACTTTTGGAGGAGTTATGTCTTACGCCCAAGTACAACAG GTAATTCCTCAGCTGTATGGAATGCACCAGAGTAGGATGCCTCTGCCTCTTGCAATGGAGGAAGAACCTGTTTATGTTAACGCAAAGCAATATCACGGGATTCTAAGGCGCAGAAAATCACGTGCTAAGGCTGAGATGGAAAAGAAAGTTATTAAAGCTAGGAAG CCGTATCTTCATGAATCTCGTCACGTACATGCTTTGCGAAGGGCAAGAGGTGCTGGAGGCCGTTTTCTCAATACAAAGAAGCTTGATGACAATGATGCTGATACGTCATCTAAGACAGATACAAACACAGCAACCAATCTTCAAATATATTCTGCTGGTTCAGCACGTGCTGAACACTTGTCCACAACCACAACCTATAATGGAAATGCAGGTTCTTCTTGGAATCATCAAGAAGCGAGAGGAGGATTTATGATTTCAGACATGCATAAAGCGGATTCACATTCCAATGGAAGCACTAATGTTCACGGTCTTTCATCAACATATCTTTCATTTTCTGGTTCGAATGAAGAAAGAAGCAACTATAGTCAGGGAGGAATGAAGGTAAATGGGGCTGTTTCTGTCAAATAG
- the LOC110777437 gene encoding nuclear transcription factor Y subunit A-1 isoform X4, with product MPSKADMEDRFQADGGDKPQNMLFGQPWWRGLNNNGVSPTSASSDSSARSSSGEPVNGSSMAGPFSLHINGMQDTGASVCREIHTALAPQLVAERDSIQEQQALKQVPSSMPQNLGDQSNSQMELVGQSIALTSYPFQDPTFGGVMSYAQVQQVIPQLYGMHQSRMPLPLAMEEEPVYVNAKQYHGILRRRKSRAKAEMEKKVIKARKAKSTPFHENNRCSVVPLLVVFFCPSFLSRIFMNLVTYMLCEGQEVLEAVFSIQRSLMTMMLIRHLRQIQTQQPIFKYILLVQHVLNTCPQPQPIMEMQVLLGIIKKREEDL from the exons ATGCCCTCTAAAGCTGATATGGAAGATCGCTTCCAAGCAGATGGAGGGGATAAACCTCAAAACATGTTGTTTGGACAGCCATGGTGGCGTGGACTGAACAACAACGGCGTGTCTCCTACTTCGGCCTCGAGTGACTCTTCCGCTCGATCATCTAGTGGGGAGCCAGTAAATGGTTCTTCTATGGCTGGCCCTTTTTCATTGCACATCAATGGGATGCAGGACACAGGAGCTAGTGTTTGTAGAGAGATCCATACTGCATTGGCCCCTCAATTGG TAGCAGAGAGGGATAGCATCCAAGAACAGCAGGCTCTTAAACAAGTGCCATCCTCAATGCCACAAAATCTTGGCGATCAGTCGAATTCCCAAATGGAACTTGTTGGCCAGTCAATT GCTTTGACATCATACCCATTCCAGGATCCAACTTTTGGAGGAGTTATGTCTTACGCCCAAGTACAACAG GTAATTCCTCAGCTGTATGGAATGCACCAGAGTAGGATGCCTCTGCCTCTTGCAATGGAGGAAGAACCTGTTTATGTTAACGCAAAGCAATATCACGGGATTCTAAGGCGCAGAAAATCACGTGCTAAGGCTGAGATGGAAAAGAAAGTTATTAAAGCTAGGAAG GCAAAGAGTACCCCTTTCCATGAGAATAATAGATGTTCGGTTGTGCCTCTGTTGGTGGTATTCTTCTGTCCAAGTTTTCTAAG CCGTATCTTCATGAATCTCGTCACGTACATGCTTTGCGAAGGGCAAGAGGTGCTGGAGGCCGTTTTCTCAATACAAAGAAGCTTGATGACAATGATGCTGATACGTCATCTAAGACAGATACAAACACAGCAACCAATCTTCAAATATATTCTGCTGGTTCAGCACGTGCTGAACACTTGTCCACAACCACAACCTATAATGGAAATGCAGGTTCTTCTTGGAATCATCAAGAAGCGAGAGGAGGATTTATGA
- the LOC110777437 gene encoding nuclear transcription factor Y subunit A-1 isoform X3 yields the protein MPSKADMEDRFQADGGDKPQNMLFGQPWWRGLNNNGVSPTSASSDSSARSSSGEPVNGSSMAGPFSLHINGMQDTGASVCREIHTALAPQLERDSIQEQQALKQVPSSMPQNLGDQSNSQMELVGQSIALTSYPFQDPTFGGVMSYAQVQQVIPQLYGMHQSRMPLPLAMEEEPVYVNAKQYHGILRRRKSRAKAEMEKKVIKARKPYLHESRHVHALRRARGAGGRFLNTKKLDDNDADTSSKTDTNTATNLQIYSAGSARAEHLSTTTTYNGNAGSSWNHQEARGGFMISDMHKADSHSNGSTNVHGLSSTYLSFSGSNEERSNYSQGGMKVNGAVSVK from the exons ATGCCCTCTAAAGCTGATATGGAAGATCGCTTCCAAGCAGATGGAGGGGATAAACCTCAAAACATGTTGTTTGGACAGCCATGGTGGCGTGGACTGAACAACAACGGCGTGTCTCCTACTTCGGCCTCGAGTGACTCTTCCGCTCGATCATCTAGTGGGGAGCCAGTAAATGGTTCTTCTATGGCTGGCCCTTTTTCATTGCACATCAATGGGATGCAGGACACAGGAGCTAGTGTTTGTAGAGAGATCCATACTGCATTGGCCCCTCAATTGG AGAGGGATAGCATCCAAGAACAGCAGGCTCTTAAACAAGTGCCATCCTCAATGCCACAAAATCTTGGCGATCAGTCGAATTCCCAAATGGAACTTGTTGGCCAGTCAATT GCTTTGACATCATACCCATTCCAGGATCCAACTTTTGGAGGAGTTATGTCTTACGCCCAAGTACAACAG GTAATTCCTCAGCTGTATGGAATGCACCAGAGTAGGATGCCTCTGCCTCTTGCAATGGAGGAAGAACCTGTTTATGTTAACGCAAAGCAATATCACGGGATTCTAAGGCGCAGAAAATCACGTGCTAAGGCTGAGATGGAAAAGAAAGTTATTAAAGCTAGGAAG CCGTATCTTCATGAATCTCGTCACGTACATGCTTTGCGAAGGGCAAGAGGTGCTGGAGGCCGTTTTCTCAATACAAAGAAGCTTGATGACAATGATGCTGATACGTCATCTAAGACAGATACAAACACAGCAACCAATCTTCAAATATATTCTGCTGGTTCAGCACGTGCTGAACACTTGTCCACAACCACAACCTATAATGGAAATGCAGGTTCTTCTTGGAATCATCAAGAAGCGAGAGGAGGATTTATGATTTCAGACATGCATAAAGCGGATTCACATTCCAATGGAAGCACTAATGTTCACGGTCTTTCATCAACATATCTTTCATTTTCTGGTTCGAATGAAGAAAGAAGCAACTATAGTCAGGGAGGAATGAAGGTAAATGGGGCTGTTTCTGTCAAATAG
- the LOC110777437 gene encoding nuclear transcription factor Y subunit A-1 isoform X2: MPSKADMEDRFQADGGDKPQNMLFGQPWWRGLNNNGVSPTSASSDSSARSSSGEPVNGSSMAGPFSLHINGMQDTGASVCREIHTALAPQLAERDSIQEQQALKQVPSSMPQNLGDQSNSQMELVGQSIALTSYPFQDPTFGGVMSYAQVQQVIPQLYGMHQSRMPLPLAMEEEPVYVNAKQYHGILRRRKSRAKAEMEKKVIKARKPYLHESRHVHALRRARGAGGRFLNTKKLDDNDADTSSKTDTNTATNLQIYSAGSARAEHLSTTTTYNGNAGSSWNHQEARGGFMISDMHKADSHSNGSTNVHGLSSTYLSFSGSNEERSNYSQGGMKVNGAVSVK; the protein is encoded by the exons ATGCCCTCTAAAGCTGATATGGAAGATCGCTTCCAAGCAGATGGAGGGGATAAACCTCAAAACATGTTGTTTGGACAGCCATGGTGGCGTGGACTGAACAACAACGGCGTGTCTCCTACTTCGGCCTCGAGTGACTCTTCCGCTCGATCATCTAGTGGGGAGCCAGTAAATGGTTCTTCTATGGCTGGCCCTTTTTCATTGCACATCAATGGGATGCAGGACACAGGAGCTAGTGTTTGTAGAGAGATCCATACTGCATTGGCCCCTCAATTGG CAGAGAGGGATAGCATCCAAGAACAGCAGGCTCTTAAACAAGTGCCATCCTCAATGCCACAAAATCTTGGCGATCAGTCGAATTCCCAAATGGAACTTGTTGGCCAGTCAATT GCTTTGACATCATACCCATTCCAGGATCCAACTTTTGGAGGAGTTATGTCTTACGCCCAAGTACAACAG GTAATTCCTCAGCTGTATGGAATGCACCAGAGTAGGATGCCTCTGCCTCTTGCAATGGAGGAAGAACCTGTTTATGTTAACGCAAAGCAATATCACGGGATTCTAAGGCGCAGAAAATCACGTGCTAAGGCTGAGATGGAAAAGAAAGTTATTAAAGCTAGGAAG CCGTATCTTCATGAATCTCGTCACGTACATGCTTTGCGAAGGGCAAGAGGTGCTGGAGGCCGTTTTCTCAATACAAAGAAGCTTGATGACAATGATGCTGATACGTCATCTAAGACAGATACAAACACAGCAACCAATCTTCAAATATATTCTGCTGGTTCAGCACGTGCTGAACACTTGTCCACAACCACAACCTATAATGGAAATGCAGGTTCTTCTTGGAATCATCAAGAAGCGAGAGGAGGATTTATGATTTCAGACATGCATAAAGCGGATTCACATTCCAATGGAAGCACTAATGTTCACGGTCTTTCATCAACATATCTTTCATTTTCTGGTTCGAATGAAGAAAGAAGCAACTATAGTCAGGGAGGAATGAAGGTAAATGGGGCTGTTTCTGTCAAATAG
- the LOC110777436 gene encoding carotenoid 9,10(9',10')-cleavage dioxygenase 1, which translates to MGEGEEGKKQREDMDMDMGIQPVNPKPSKGFTSKAIDWLEKLIVKLMHDSTQPLHYLAGNFAPVSDETPPCKDLPVHGHLPECLNGEFVRVGPNPKFAPVAGYHWFDGDGMIHGLHIKDGKATYVSRYVKTSRLKQEEFFGGAKFMKIGDLKGFFGLLTVNFQLLRAKLKVLDMSYGNGTANTALIYHHGKLLALSEGDKPYVLRILEDGDLQTLGMLDYDKRLTHSFTAHPKVDPFTGEMFTFGYSHAPPYITYRVISKDGFMHDPVPITIPAPIMMHDFAITDNYAIIMDLPLHFRPKEMVKEKKLIFSFDSTKNARFGVLPRYAKNESLIKWFELPNCFIFHNANAWEEGDEVVLITCRIENPDLDMVSGAAEDMVEDFSNQLYEMRFNMKTGLASQRKLSAPAVDFPRVNENYTGRRQRYVYATKLGSIAKVQGIVKFDLHAEPDSSKTKLEVGGTVQGIFDLGPGRFGSEAIFVPREQGTTSEEDDGYLIFFVHDENTGKSYVNVIDAKTMSADPVAVVELPNRVPYGFHAFFVTEEQLKEQTAF; encoded by the exons ATGGGTGAAGGAGAAGAAGGGAAGAAGCAGAGAGAGGacatggatatggatatgggaATTCAACCAGTGAACCCGAAACCCAGTAAAGGGTTCACTTCCAAAGCAATTGATTGGTTGGAAAAACTAATTGTGAAATTGATGCATGATTCTACTCAGCCTCTCCATTATCTCGCTGGAAATTTTGCTCCTGTTTCCGATGAAACCCCTCCCTGCAAGGACTTACCTGTCCATGGTCATCTCCCT GAATGCTTGAATGGGGAGTTTGTCAGGGTCGGACCCAATCCAAAGTTTGCTCCTGTTGCTGGATATCACTG GTTTGACGGAGATGG CATGATTCATGGATTGCATATTAAAGATGGAAAAGCAACCTATGTCTCCCGTTACGTTAAAACCTCAAGGCTGAAACAAGAAGAGTTTTTTGGAGGGGCAAAATTTATGAAG ATTGGAGATCTTAAGGGCTTTTTCGGGTTACTTACAGTCAACTTTCAATTGCTCAGAGCTAAGCTGAAAGTACTAGATATGTCATATGGAAATGGGACAG CTAATACTGCTCTTATATATCACCATGGGAAGCTTCTTGCTCTTTCAGAGGGAGACAAACCAT ATGTCCTTCGTATTTTGGAGGACGGAGATCTGCAAACCCTTGGAATGCTTGACTATGATAAAAGGTTGACCCACTCCTTTACAGCTCATCCGAAGGTTGACCCATTCACAG GGGAGATGTTTACTTTTGGCTACTCTCACGCCCCACCATATATCACATACAGAGTAATATCAAAGGATGGTTTTATGCATGACCCTGTACCAATAACAATCCCTGCGCCTATCATGATGCATGATTTTGCCATCACTGATAATTATGCTATCATCATGGATCTTCCTTTACACTTTAGACCTAAG GAAATGGTGAAGGAAAAGAAACTAATTTTCTCTTTCGACTCCACGAAGAACGCTCGTTTTGGTGTACTACCACGATATGCTAAGAATGAGAGTTTAATCAAATGGTTTGAACTACCAAATTGTTTCATATTCCACAATG CCAATGCATGGGAAGAAGGAGACGAGGTTGTTTTAATCACTTGCCGTATTGAGAATCCAGATTTGGATATGGTCAGTGGAGCTGCTGAAGATATGGTTGAAGATTTTTCAAATCAGCT GTACGAGATGAGATTTAATATGAAAACTGGTCTTGCGTCTCAAAGAAAACTATCAGCACCTGCAGTGGATTTCCCTAGAGTTAATGAGAACTATACTGGCAG GAGACAGAGATATGTGTATGCTACCAAATTGGGCAGCATTGCAAAAGTACAAGGGATAGTTAAATTTGACTTGCATGCGGAACCAGATTCCAGCAAAACAAAGCTTGAAGTTGGAGGAACTGTGCAAGGTATCTTTGACCTCGGTCCTGGAAGATTTGGATCAGAGGCCATCTTTGTTCCTCGTGAACAAGGTACCACAAGTGAAGAGGATGATGGATACCTGATCTTCTTTGTGCATGATGAAAACACTGG CAAATCGTATGTGAATGTAATTGATGCGAAAACAATGTCAGCTGATCCTGTTGCTGTTGTTGAATTGCCTAATAGAGTTCCATACGGGTTTCATGCTTTCTTTGTAACCGAG GAACAACTAAAAGAACAAACTGCATTTTAG